A genomic segment from Methanothrix sp. encodes:
- a CDS encoding rhomboid family intramembrane serine protease, producing MVSDQIWDDIRPRGSSIPASLALIALCIIVSIAMAADPWAVRGYLSLNPALVESRPWTLITHIFVHADMGHLFWNMLALFFFGTELERRVGERNFLLVFFASGIFGGIIEMLVTTGYMMGASGAIMGVMGALAIIAPEIRVIIFPVPIPLGIPLAIALLAFLDLYYQISLRGADGIGHMAHLAGLLAGLFLGQSFGRRRRYR from the coding sequence ATGGTCTCCGATCAGATCTGGGATGATATCAGACCCAGGGGATCCAGCATTCCAGCATCCCTTGCTTTAATCGCTCTGTGCATCATCGTATCAATTGCAATGGCAGCGGACCCATGGGCCGTGAGGGGATACCTATCCCTCAATCCGGCACTCGTCGAGTCCAGGCCCTGGACACTGATAACGCACATATTCGTTCACGCTGACATGGGGCATCTCTTCTGGAACATGCTGGCTCTCTTCTTCTTCGGGACGGAGCTCGAGAGGAGGGTTGGGGAGAGGAATTTCCTTCTGGTGTTCTTCGCGTCCGGGATATTCGGTGGCATAATAGAGATGCTTGTGACCACAGGATACATGATGGGCGCCAGCGGAGCGATCATGGGGGTCATGGGCGCCCTGGCGATAATCGCGCCCGAGATAAGGGTGATAATATTCCCAGTACCGATACCTCTGGGGATACCACTGGCAATAGCCCTGCTCGCGTTCCTGGATCTTTATTACCAGATAAGCCTGAGGGGCGCAGATGGCATAGGGCACATGGCACACCTCGCAGGCCTTCTCGCCGGTCTCTTCTTAGGACAGAGCTTTGGAAGGAGGAGAAGGTACCGCTGA
- the infB gene encoding translation initiation factor IF-2, translated as MRQRSKKGMRSKEEVSQLRTPIVCVMGHVDHGKTTLLDRIRGTTVAQYEAGAITQHIGATEIPLSVIQQFCGSGFKANLMVPGLLFIDTPGHHAFTSLRSRGGSLADLAILIVDINEGFQPQTIESINILKRFRTPFVVAANKIDRIPGWRPVENAPMAKSLAGQTERVVEALETKIYELVGELYKYGFDSNRYDRITDFTKTVGIIPVSAITGEGIPDLLLVLVGLAQRFLKQNLEIESSRPGVGTILEVKEERGLGTTLDVILYDGMISVGDTIVVGTPREPIITKVRALLKPRPLKEIRSEERFTPVKHVVAASGIKVSAPKLETALAGSTIRVVGEGEDPEAIAREIRSEIEAVRIDTDTVGVILKADTIGSLEGLVGELRAKNIPIHVADVGPITRRDVIRAAALKDPLLSVILGFNVEILPDALSEIQKLDVPVFQSDVIYTLLESYEAWMEEKKMQMEQERLEAIVKPGCVRILPDCVFRQSKPAIVGVQVVGGTITHNVPLIREDGAVVGTIRGIQQRNENIPMATVGQEVAISIDGPTVGRQIHEGDLLYVNIPEKHARIIEQELKQKMSQDEIEVFEKFLEIKRKKDIFWGR; from the coding sequence ATGCGTCAGAGATCTAAAAAGGGTATGCGTTCGAAGGAGGAGGTCTCACAGCTGAGAACCCCCATAGTCTGCGTTATGGGGCATGTCGATCACGGGAAGACAACACTGCTGGACAGGATAAGGGGCACCACAGTCGCACAGTACGAGGCCGGAGCCATAACGCAGCACATAGGCGCTACCGAGATCCCTCTGAGCGTGATACAGCAGTTCTGCGGTTCCGGATTCAAGGCGAACCTCATGGTGCCAGGGCTGCTGTTCATAGACACCCCAGGCCATCATGCGTTCACATCGCTGAGAAGCCGTGGAGGGTCGCTCGCAGATCTGGCGATACTCATCGTGGATATAAATGAAGGGTTCCAGCCGCAGACAATCGAGTCGATAAACATCCTGAAGAGGTTCAGGACACCATTCGTGGTCGCTGCAAACAAGATAGACAGGATCCCCGGCTGGCGACCTGTCGAGAACGCCCCAATGGCGAAGAGCCTTGCGGGCCAGACTGAGCGAGTGGTGGAGGCGCTGGAGACGAAGATATACGAGCTTGTTGGAGAGCTCTACAAATACGGCTTCGACTCCAACCGCTATGACAGGATAACGGACTTCACGAAGACCGTGGGCATAATTCCAGTCAGCGCCATAACCGGAGAGGGAATTCCTGATCTTCTTCTCGTCCTGGTCGGCCTTGCACAGAGGTTCCTGAAGCAGAACCTGGAGATCGAGTCGAGCCGTCCGGGTGTGGGAACGATACTTGAGGTGAAGGAGGAGAGAGGACTCGGGACGACACTGGATGTCATACTGTACGACGGCATGATCAGCGTCGGGGATACCATCGTGGTCGGCACGCCACGCGAGCCGATAATAACAAAGGTGAGGGCGCTTCTAAAGCCCAGACCGCTCAAGGAGATACGGAGCGAGGAGCGGTTCACCCCTGTGAAGCACGTCGTTGCTGCGTCCGGCATAAAGGTATCAGCCCCAAAGCTCGAGACCGCGCTTGCAGGATCCACCATCCGTGTCGTGGGCGAGGGAGAGGATCCAGAGGCTATAGCCAGGGAGATACGGTCTGAGATCGAGGCTGTGAGGATCGACACAGACACAGTTGGTGTCATACTGAAGGCAGACACCATTGGATCTCTTGAGGGGCTCGTCGGCGAGCTTCGCGCCAAGAACATACCCATCCATGTGGCTGATGTTGGCCCTATAACGCGCAGGGATGTCATAAGGGCCGCTGCCCTCAAGGACCCGCTCCTCTCAGTCATCCTGGGGTTCAATGTCGAGATACTTCCGGATGCCCTCTCTGAGATACAGAAGCTAGACGTTCCAGTGTTCCAGAGCGATGTAATCTACACACTCCTCGAGAGCTACGAGGCATGGATGGAGGAGAAGAAGATGCAGATGGAGCAGGAGCGGCTTGAGGCGATAGTCAAGCCGGGTTGTGTTCGAATACTTCCAGACTGCGTCTTCAGGCAGTCCAAGCCTGCGATAGTTGGCGTACAGGTGGTTGGCGGGACGATAACACACAACGTGCCACTGATCCGCGAGGACGGCGCTGTGGTTGGCACCATACGCGGAATCCAGCAGAGGAACGAGAACATACCCATGGCAACGGTCGGCCAGGAGGTCGCGATATCGATCGATGGTCCGACAGTTGGGCGCCAGATTCACGAGGGGGATCTTCTCTACGTCAACATACCTGAGAAGCATGCCAGGATCATAGAGCAGGAGCTCAAGCAGAAGATGTCTCAGGACGAGATAGAGGTCTTCGAGAAGTTTCTGGAGATCAAGAGGAAGAAGGACATATTCTGGGGAAGGTGA
- the mtxX gene encoding methanogenesis marker protein Mmp4/MtxX, translated as MDRRFIDLLKERARSSRARIGIGLMNPGRDVLESLISAGEYAEIVAVGNAAPEGIELIRSDSPEGELIRLLMSSEIDGAVRGNISATRTMRALSSAGVDVMRMALLELGGWAFFLAPVGIDEGDTLQEKLELAIRGAYFLRRMGIDPKVSVLSGGRLEDVGRSSNVDMSLAHGEFVAARLRENGFDATHRGILIESARGDDLVLAPDGISGNLLFRTMLMVCGATALGAPVLTDEIVFVDSTRARSEFTGPVILASALVSMRDRR; from the coding sequence ATGGATCGCAGATTCATCGATCTGCTGAAGGAGAGAGCACGCAGTTCCAGGGCGAGGATCGGAATAGGGCTGATGAACCCCGGCAGGGATGTTCTCGAGAGCCTCATCTCTGCAGGGGAATACGCTGAGATCGTCGCTGTGGGCAATGCTGCTCCTGAGGGCATCGAGCTGATCCGCTCAGACTCACCTGAAGGGGAGCTGATAAGGCTTCTGATGAGCTCGGAGATCGACGGGGCTGTGAGGGGCAATATATCTGCCACAAGGACGATGAGGGCTCTCTCAAGTGCTGGGGTAGATGTCATGAGGATGGCCCTGCTGGAGCTTGGTGGATGGGCGTTCTTCCTGGCTCCTGTCGGCATCGATGAGGGCGATACCCTGCAGGAGAAGCTGGAGCTTGCCATCCGAGGGGCATATTTTCTTAGGAGGATGGGCATAGATCCGAAGGTATCGGTTCTCTCAGGTGGCAGGCTGGAGGATGTCGGCAGGAGCAGCAACGTTGACATGAGCCTGGCGCACGGTGAGTTCGTGGCTGCGCGGCTGAGGGAGAATGGCTTCGACGCGACCCACAGGGGCATCCTGATTGAGTCCGCACGCGGAGATGATCTCGTGCTTGCGCCGGATGGGATATCGGGCAACCTGCTCTTCAGAACGATGCTGATGGTATGCGGCGCAACCGCCCTGGGCGCGCCCGTTCTCACAGATGAGATCGTGTTCGTCGACTCCACCAGGGCCAGATCCGAGTTCACAGGGCCTGTGATCCTGGCAAGCGCCCTGGTATCGATGAGAGACAGGCGATGA
- a CDS encoding methanogenesis marker 2 protein, producing MTLESLVSELRSFVGITRKRSIGDMLRYFPAISDKVIADFGEDAAVIDNGDEVLLLAADGIWSVLMDADPEWAGYCAVLVNVHDIAAMGGTPIAMVDVLSVNSPKLADAVLRGVERGIEKFGVPIVGGHLHPDTPYSALDVAILGKARKDGVILSSTAEPGDSVVIAVDLEGKVHPSFRINFDSTSHKDRETLALQISSMRVLGERRLVTAGKDISNPGMLGTLGMLLETSGAGAEVDIDAIPVPQSLPLLDWLKMYPGMGFVVTTRDPSEVVDVFRRHGLSAARIGRVIEERRLEVVSGESRAVLFDFERDRVTGIN from the coding sequence ATGACACTAGAGTCTCTGGTATCGGAGCTCAGGAGCTTCGTGGGCATAACCAGGAAGCGAAGCATTGGCGATATGCTCAGGTACTTTCCTGCCATCTCTGATAAGGTGATAGCGGATTTCGGCGAGGATGCTGCCGTCATAGATAACGGTGATGAGGTTCTTCTCCTCGCAGCAGACGGGATATGGTCGGTGCTGATGGATGCTGATCCCGAATGGGCCGGATACTGCGCCGTTCTTGTGAACGTTCATGACATAGCTGCCATGGGAGGCACCCCGATCGCCATGGTGGATGTTCTTTCCGTGAACTCTCCAAAACTCGCGGATGCTGTCCTGCGGGGAGTCGAGAGGGGGATCGAGAAGTTTGGAGTCCCGATAGTGGGCGGCCATCTCCATCCGGACACGCCCTACAGTGCACTGGATGTTGCAATTCTGGGCAAGGCCAGGAAGGACGGGGTGATACTGAGCAGCACTGCAGAGCCTGGCGACTCGGTGGTGATCGCGGTCGATCTCGAAGGAAAAGTTCACCCCAGCTTCAGGATCAACTTCGACTCCACCAGCCACAAGGACAGGGAAACACTGGCGCTCCAGATCTCTTCGATGCGTGTGCTCGGGGAGAGAAGACTCGTCACAGCTGGCAAGGACATCAGCAATCCGGGGATGCTTGGGACCCTCGGAATGCTGCTCGAGACCAGCGGAGCTGGCGCGGAGGTTGATATTGATGCGATACCCGTGCCTCAGTCACTGCCTCTCCTGGACTGGCTGAAGATGTATCCGGGCATGGGCTTTGTGGTCACGACCAGAGATCCGTCTGAGGTCGTGGATGTATTCAGGAGACACGGGCTGAGCGCTGCGAGGATCGGCAGGGTGATCGAGGAGAGGAGGCTTGAGGTTGTGAGCGGGGAGAGCAGAGCAGTTCTCTTCGACTTCGAGAGAGATCGCGTGACGGGCATAAACTGA
- a CDS encoding MFS transporter, producing MSEDQRAEDGSRNVLFIGLVSLLNDTSSELIQPIMPLFITSLGGGALAVGLVGGLSEGIPSILKILSGYAGDVTGKRKQLVVAGYGLSALAKTLLPLSGSWQHVVLLKSIERCGKGVRAAPKDAIISGSVESSHIGRGFGTVRALDTFGAVLGSGMAYVLWSTGLGFREILAVAAALSIMAFVPLIHVRDIRRSPMALLRPGISSLSPRLRWFILVASIFSLANFSYMFFMLRAQELFVGSLAVGAPLLLYLLYNVVYAGMAIPSGMASDLMGRKWTLAIGYALFSLTALGFVFVSSSEWLIPLFIIYGLVFAVVDGAQSAYVSDLSCDEMRCTALGAYHGMVGIASIASGLIAGAIWQLYGPEATFLFGALLAAVASCGMILGEATVRRYEKRQA from the coding sequence ATGTCTGAAGATCAGCGGGCTGAGGATGGCAGCAGAAATGTCCTCTTCATAGGTCTGGTCAGCCTGTTAAACGACACCAGCAGTGAGCTCATTCAGCCGATAATGCCTCTCTTCATAACATCACTTGGAGGGGGAGCACTTGCTGTGGGGCTGGTGGGAGGCCTCAGTGAGGGCATTCCGAGCATCCTGAAGATCCTCTCAGGATATGCGGGCGACGTGACAGGAAAAAGGAAGCAGCTGGTCGTAGCGGGCTACGGTCTCTCCGCACTGGCCAAGACACTTCTTCCTCTATCAGGATCATGGCAGCATGTTGTCCTGCTTAAAAGCATCGAGCGCTGTGGCAAGGGGGTGAGGGCGGCACCAAAGGACGCGATCATCTCGGGATCAGTTGAGTCCTCGCATATCGGAAGGGGCTTCGGCACAGTGAGAGCGCTTGACACCTTCGGAGCGGTGCTGGGATCTGGCATGGCATACGTCCTGTGGAGCACAGGCCTGGGCTTCAGGGAGATCCTGGCGGTGGCTGCAGCGCTCTCAATTATGGCATTCGTCCCTCTCATTCATGTCAGGGATATACGTAGATCTCCAATGGCACTGCTCAGGCCTGGCATATCCTCTTTGTCGCCGCGACTCAGGTGGTTCATCCTCGTGGCATCCATATTCTCGCTTGCGAACTTCAGCTACATGTTCTTCATGCTTCGGGCGCAGGAGCTCTTCGTGGGGTCCCTGGCAGTCGGCGCGCCCCTGCTGCTTTACCTGCTGTACAACGTGGTCTACGCAGGAATGGCCATACCAAGCGGGATGGCATCAGATCTAATGGGGAGAAAATGGACGCTTGCAATCGGCTATGCATTATTCTCGCTGACCGCCCTTGGATTCGTCTTTGTGTCATCTTCAGAGTGGCTCATACCTCTCTTCATCATTTACGGTCTTGTCTTCGCGGTGGTCGATGGGGCGCAGAGCGCATATGTCTCGGATCTGAGCTGTGATGAGATGAGATGCACAGCACTTGGGGCATATCATGGAATGGTTGGAATCGCATCGATAGCATCCGGTCTGATCGCCGGCGCGATCTGGCAGTTATATGGACCAGAGGCGACGTTCCTCTTCGGCGCTCTGCTGGCAGCAGTGGCCTCTTGTGGCATGATCCTCGGAGAGGCGACAGTGCGGAGATATGAGAAACGTCAGGCATGA
- a CDS encoding DegT/DnrJ/EryC1/StrS family aminotransferase, with amino-acid sequence MDFIPIARPLLGDEEVEAVSQVIRSGMLVQGELVRRFEEEFSAYTGVRNSVAVSNGTVALDLALRALGLKPGDEVICPAFTFIATSNAVLYQGLRPVFADVDPRTFNIDPGDVLEKVNSNTKAIVGVHLYGQPFDVKAIGEICEDHDLILIEDCAQAHGAEYSGKRVGSFGTGCFSFYPTKNMTTGEGGMITTDDDALAERLRLLRNHGDLGKYNHVMLGYNYRMTNIQGAIGLVQLRKLDGFINARIRNAEYLSSHITRDGITTPWRDPRCKHVYNQYVLRVEDEFPMSRDDLAGYLQSKGIGTGIHYPMPVYEQPLYRQLGIRSNCPVAEDISRRVISVPVHPGLNDDDLKRIADAVNSAG; translated from the coding sequence ATGGATTTCATCCCGATTGCCAGGCCGCTCCTGGGCGATGAGGAGGTAGAGGCAGTATCCCAGGTGATCAGGTCCGGCATGCTTGTTCAGGGGGAGCTGGTCAGGCGATTTGAGGAGGAGTTCTCCGCATACACTGGAGTGAGAAACTCGGTCGCTGTGAGCAATGGCACTGTGGCACTGGATCTCGCGCTGAGGGCGCTCGGTCTCAAACCCGGAGACGAGGTTATATGCCCTGCGTTCACCTTCATCGCAACATCAAACGCAGTCCTCTATCAGGGGCTCCGGCCCGTCTTTGCAGACGTCGATCCAAGGACTTTCAACATAGATCCTGGAGATGTTCTCGAAAAAGTGAACAGCAACACAAAGGCAATCGTGGGGGTGCATTTGTACGGCCAGCCGTTCGATGTAAAGGCCATCGGAGAGATCTGCGAGGATCACGATCTCATCCTCATAGAGGACTGCGCTCAGGCCCACGGCGCTGAGTACAGTGGAAAGAGGGTGGGGAGCTTCGGCACAGGATGCTTCTCATTCTACCCGACGAAGAACATGACCACCGGAGAGGGTGGGATGATAACAACAGATGACGATGCGCTTGCTGAGCGACTGAGACTTCTGAGGAACCATGGGGACCTTGGGAAGTACAACCACGTGATGCTTGGATACAACTACAGAATGACGAACATCCAGGGCGCGATAGGCCTGGTGCAGCTCAGGAAGCTGGATGGATTCATAAATGCCAGAATAAGGAATGCAGAGTATCTCAGCTCGCATATAACGAGAGACGGCATAACAACGCCCTGGAGGGATCCGAGGTGCAAGCATGTTTACAACCAGTACGTTCTCAGGGTCGAGGACGAGTTCCCGATGAGCCGCGATGATCTTGCCGGCTATCTCCAGTCGAAAGGTATCGGCACAGGCATACATTACCCGATGCCTGTTTATGAGCAGCCTCTGTACAGGCAGCTCGGAATCAGATCGAACTGCCCAGTCGCCGAGGACATCTCGAGAAGAGTGATAAGCGTTCCGGTGCATCCAGGGCTCAATGATGATGACCTGAAGAGAATCGCGGATGCGGTGAACAGCGCAGGGTGA
- a CDS encoding Gfo/Idh/MocA family oxidoreductase, whose amino-acid sequence MDVGVIGVGSMGRNHVRVYSELKGVGNLYVYDSVEKNAEAAGEYATICHSIDELLGASEAVSICVPTRYHYDVAMRVIGAGVHCLIEKPMTLTMDEAERLLSAVRENDLVVGVGHIERFNPIVEEIKRIITSPAYVEIKRHNPGSSRITDSSVVEDLMIHDIDIVFNVLFPGREDYTISSAGTRNVCEALIRFDSSIVSLSASRMSSKKFRTFYVEEEGVTTEGDFMTQEVYIYRKPDKYLKEGERYLQENIIEKVLVSKVEPLKVELRAFLDAVMGRHEFPVTPEQAFRNMKVCAEISRGLV is encoded by the coding sequence ATGGACGTTGGAGTTATAGGTGTCGGCTCGATGGGGCGCAACCACGTGCGCGTTTACTCCGAGCTGAAGGGTGTGGGGAACCTCTACGTCTACGATTCTGTTGAGAAGAACGCGGAGGCTGCAGGGGAGTATGCAACGATATGTCACAGCATCGATGAGCTCCTCGGAGCATCAGAGGCTGTCTCCATCTGCGTCCCCACAAGGTATCATTACGATGTTGCCATGCGTGTGATCGGTGCGGGCGTTCACTGTCTCATAGAGAAGCCGATGACACTCACTATGGATGAGGCTGAGAGACTCCTGAGCGCAGTTCGTGAGAATGATCTGGTGGTGGGGGTCGGGCACATCGAGCGCTTCAATCCGATAGTGGAGGAGATAAAGAGGATAATCACGTCGCCCGCATATGTTGAGATAAAAAGGCACAACCCCGGATCGTCCAGGATCACGGATTCATCTGTTGTTGAGGACCTGATGATCCACGACATCGATATAGTCTTCAACGTGCTCTTTCCGGGAAGGGAGGATTACACGATAAGCAGCGCTGGCACGAGGAACGTCTGCGAGGCACTGATCCGATTCGACTCGTCTATAGTCTCCCTATCAGCGAGCCGCATGTCCTCTAAGAAGTTCAGGACTTTCTACGTCGAGGAGGAGGGTGTGACAACAGAAGGCGACTTCATGACCCAGGAGGTATACATCTACAGGAAGCCTGATAAGTACCTCAAGGAGGGCGAGAGGTACCTCCAGGAGAACATAATCGAGAAGGTGCTCGTGAGCAAGGTTGAGCCGCTCAAGGTCGAGCTGCGGGCGTTTCTGGACGCGGTCATGGGCAGGCATGAGTTTCCCGTAACGCCGGAGCAGGCGTTCAGAAACATGAAGGTATGTGCTGAGATATCGAGAGGTCTGGTATGA
- a CDS encoding acyltransferase, which produces MSYRKHPTAVVESTDIGDGTSIWHFAHIREGARIGKNCNIGKSVYIDRDVRIGDNVKIQNFVSVYHGVNIEDDVFIGPSAVFTNDLYPRAFIWSEDRVVPTKVCRGASIGANATIICGITIGEYAMVGAGSVVADDVPPHGLVYGNPAMLRGYVCRCGRPLSRLLRDDGVKEYLCDCGETVRITPEGSS; this is translated from the coding sequence ATGAGCTACAGGAAGCACCCGACTGCAGTTGTCGAAAGCACTGATATCGGGGACGGCACGAGCATATGGCACTTCGCCCACATCAGGGAGGGCGCCAGGATCGGAAAGAACTGCAATATCGGAAAGAGCGTTTACATAGACAGAGATGTCAGAATCGGAGATAACGTGAAGATCCAGAACTTCGTCTCTGTTTATCACGGAGTCAATATTGAGGATGATGTTTTCATAGGTCCTTCCGCAGTTTTCACAAACGATCTGTACCCAAGAGCGTTCATCTGGTCGGAGGATAGAGTCGTGCCCACAAAGGTCTGCAGGGGCGCAAGCATAGGCGCGAATGCGACGATAATCTGCGGCATAACCATAGGGGAGTACGCCATGGTCGGAGCGGGCAGCGTTGTCGCAGATGACGTCCCCCCGCATGGTCTGGTTTACGGAAACCCAGCCATGCTGCGGGGATATGTATGCAGATGCGGCAGACCTCTGTCGAGGCTGTTGAGGGATGATGGTGTGAAGGAGTACCTGTGCGACTGCGGAGAGACCGTGCGCATAACCCCGGAGGGATCATCCTGA
- a CDS encoding nucleotide sugar dehydrogenase: MRLRRDRAHNPGGIILKIAVVGLGNAGLPLAAVIADHGIPVVGVDINRERCDLINSGKNPIPQESGLEELISRHGGRGLVATTDYRDASSCTVFIVIVPLFIDENHNPDFRTLESAFRSLGGVLKRGDLVVLETTVPPGTTEGPALRWIEESSNLRLGQFYLAHSPERIMTGCSISRLREFPKVIGGVDERSGAVAYDVYRRFIPNLRLVSSARVAEMIKVMEGCYRDVNIALANELFRISEGLGIDFYEAREHANHEYCHIHMPSTGVGGHCIPVYPWFLINEMVRRGRAEDAVMLRTARELNDSMIRYWMDRIMDGCLRIDKPLAEIRICIHGITYRPGVRELHHSRNLALAKLLQSRGLKVGAYDDLLSREDILKTGLEWMDPEDADLVFNSFELSVNLKAHKAPA; encoded by the coding sequence GTGCGACTGCGGAGAGACCGTGCGCATAACCCCGGAGGGATCATCCTGAAGATCGCTGTCGTGGGACTTGGCAATGCAGGGCTTCCTCTTGCAGCAGTAATTGCAGATCATGGAATTCCGGTCGTGGGCGTTGATATAAACAGAGAGAGATGCGATCTCATAAACAGCGGGAAGAACCCCATACCTCAGGAGTCCGGACTGGAGGAGCTGATATCGAGACACGGAGGTAGGGGGCTCGTAGCAACGACAGACTACAGAGATGCATCATCATGCACCGTATTCATAGTAATAGTTCCCCTGTTCATCGATGAGAACCACAACCCTGACTTCAGGACGCTTGAGAGCGCATTCAGGAGTCTGGGAGGCGTGTTGAAGCGTGGAGATCTGGTGGTGCTTGAGACAACTGTGCCGCCCGGGACAACAGAAGGTCCTGCACTCAGATGGATCGAGGAGAGCAGCAATCTCCGGCTCGGCCAGTTCTATCTCGCACACTCGCCGGAGAGGATAATGACAGGGTGCAGCATATCCAGGCTCAGGGAGTTCCCGAAGGTAATTGGGGGAGTTGATGAGAGGAGCGGCGCCGTTGCATACGACGTTTACAGGAGGTTCATACCGAATCTCAGGCTGGTATCATCTGCAAGGGTCGCAGAGATGATAAAGGTCATGGAGGGCTGCTACAGGGACGTCAACATCGCGCTCGCGAACGAGCTCTTCAGAATCTCAGAGGGGCTTGGCATCGATTTCTACGAGGCCAGGGAGCATGCAAACCACGAGTACTGTCACATACACATGCCATCCACAGGCGTCGGTGGGCACTGCATACCGGTCTATCCGTGGTTTCTCATCAATGAGATGGTGAGGAGAGGACGTGCCGAAGATGCAGTCATGCTCAGGACTGCCAGAGAGCTGAACGACAGCATGATCCGCTACTGGATGGATCGCATAATGGACGGGTGCCTGCGTATCGATAAACCACTGGCTGAGATCAGGATCTGCATTCACGGCATCACATACCGCCCGGGTGTGAGGGAACTCCACCACAGCAGGAACCTTGCGCTTGCGAAGCTCCTGCAGAGCAGAGGGCTGAAGGTCGGCGCATATGATGACCTGCTTTCGAGAGAGGATATCCTGAAAACCGGCCTGGAGTGGATGGATCCAGAGGATGCGGATCTGGTGTTCAATTCCTTCGAGCTCAGCGTGAACCTCAAGGCCCATAAGGCTCCGGCATGA
- a CDS encoding ABC transporter ATP-binding protein, which translates to MDPVIDRRGNRNIIEIKDLTKIYRDGVEVVALDRINLTIKEGEFLAIVGPSGSGKSTLLNMIGLLDTPTSGMILLKDIDVTKISANERARLRNKELGFVFQYHHLLPEFTAVENVMMPMLIAGVEKKEARNRATALLREVGLGDRLDHKPSQLSGGQNQRVAVARALANRPSIVIGDELTGNLDTKTSRMIYDMLRDLNKRINQTFILVTHDMEMAERTDRILRLVDGRIVCELRRVGDEFVSGEMCTAGTGADRE; encoded by the coding sequence ATGGATCCGGTAATAGATAGAAGAGGAAACAGAAACATCATAGAAATAAAAGATCTGACCAAAATATACAGAGATGGTGTGGAGGTGGTGGCTCTCGATCGCATAAACCTCACGATAAAGGAAGGGGAGTTTCTGGCGATAGTTGGACCGAGCGGGTCCGGAAAGTCAACGCTGCTTAACATGATAGGCCTTCTCGACACACCCACAAGCGGAATGATACTGCTGAAGGATATCGATGTAACAAAGATCAGCGCGAATGAGCGGGCAAGGCTGAGAAATAAGGAGCTTGGATTTGTCTTCCAGTATCACCATCTTTTACCCGAGTTTACTGCAGTCGAGAACGTGATGATGCCCATGCTCATAGCAGGGGTTGAGAAAAAAGAGGCGCGCAATCGTGCGACTGCTCTGCTCAGGGAGGTCGGTCTCGGAGACCGGCTGGACCACAAGCCAAGCCAGCTCAGCGGTGGGCAGAATCAGCGGGTTGCGGTCGCGAGGGCCCTGGCAAACAGGCCATCCATCGTAATAGGAGATGAGCTCACAGGAAACCTGGACACCAAAACCTCGAGGATGATCTACGACATGCTTCGGGATCTGAACAAGAGAATCAACCAGACATTCATCCTCGTGACGCACGATATGGAGATGGCGGAGAGGACAGATCGCATACTCAGACTGGTGGACGGGAGGATCGTCTGTGAGCTCAGGCGGGTCGGCGATGAGTTCGTGAGCGGAGAGATGTGCACCGCAGGTACAGGCGCAGATCGGGAATGA